The following are encoded together in the Candidatus Woesebacteria bacterium genome:
- a CDS encoding fused MFS/spermidine synthase, translating into MKLFKQNILLLIVFVTGACVLIIEITALRILSPYFGNTIYTSSSVISVILAALSCGYYLGGRLADRRPERKIFFLIILASGLATLITFTINLIFLPSLSQELSLVEGPLISAFVLFTVPAFLLGTLSPYVIKLQEIVNPKLGTGSLSGQVFFWSTLGSIVGSLLTGFFFIPYFGVSQIVIATGVVLSLIGFVGVTANLKKKWTNLLIIGISFLSSLPYVVLKSRVSVNTIYSKDGVYEKIEIQDRELNGHKSRILYQDISFSSGKYLDSQELAFSYTKYFSLYKLFEMDINHALVLGGGAYTIPNALVKDNTNVIVDVVDIEPELLDIAKQYFDVSDNVRIISHTGDGRRFLKDNKNTYDYIFSDVYSSLMSLPVHLTTKEFFLSVKDSLNSDGIFIANVICGINRDSPNLFLSEAKTLLSVFPNSYFFATVSPGHSRVQNVIFLAVNSDTLLSEDALTNYIVDGNKTLADKRIKLERFDMSNQIVLTDNYSPIERMIADNIKNYERIRVFNANEVVHLIKQQVDMGSRYVVSNAHEKARNLIINEMELLSDEVVIQSWKDSTYDFTNLIFRTHPEKKDRFIIATHYDSKKKSLDKPNLPVPGANDSASGTAMLIELARGIKEYNIDTHYGIDYVFFDGEEGLEDFGESKWEAVGSKYFANNLKSIYESKPPKGAIIVDMICDKDLTLYKEINSNMHAKEIVDNIWSIGANKNESIFKNDIKYSIADDHTSLNDIGIPSVLIIDYDYPYFHTTHDLPDKCSEDNLKVIGETLMEFMKSPNLL; encoded by the coding sequence ATGAAGTTATTTAAACAAAACATATTACTTTTAATTGTATTTGTAACTGGCGCATGTGTTTTAATTATTGAAATAACAGCACTTCGTATTTTATCACCGTATTTTGGAAATACCATATACACATCAAGCAGTGTAATAAGTGTGATATTAGCTGCGTTGTCGTGTGGTTATTATCTCGGCGGAAGGCTTGCTGACCGCAGACCTGAAAGAAAAATATTTTTTCTCATAATTTTAGCGTCGGGGTTGGCGACACTTATTACGTTTACAATTAACTTAATCTTTCTGCCATCGTTGTCGCAAGAATTATCTCTTGTAGAAGGGCCGTTAATCTCTGCCTTTGTTCTTTTTACAGTCCCCGCTTTCTTGTTAGGTACTCTCTCGCCTTACGTTATAAAGTTACAAGAAATTGTCAATCCGAAACTGGGTACAGGATCGCTTTCAGGACAGGTATTTTTTTGGTCGACACTCGGAAGTATTGTCGGCAGTTTGCTTACAGGATTTTTCTTTATACCCTACTTTGGAGTATCGCAAATTGTTATTGCGACAGGAGTAGTTCTTTCCTTGATTGGTTTTGTAGGTGTAACTGCTAATTTAAAAAAAAAGTGGACTAATTTATTAATAATCGGTATTTCTTTTCTGTCTTCTTTGCCATATGTTGTATTGAAAAGTAGAGTAAGTGTAAACACGATTTACTCCAAAGACGGTGTTTATGAGAAAATTGAGATACAAGATCGTGAACTCAATGGTCACAAAAGTAGGATTTTGTATCAAGATATAAGTTTCTCAAGCGGTAAATACTTAGATTCACAAGAATTGGCTTTCAGTTACACGAAGTATTTTTCGTTATACAAATTATTTGAGATGGATATTAATCATGCCTTGGTTTTGGGCGGGGGTGCATACACAATTCCCAACGCTTTGGTCAAAGACAATACCAACGTAATTGTTGATGTAGTCGATATTGAACCGGAACTTCTTGATATTGCAAAACAATATTTCGACGTTAGCGATAATGTAAGAATTATTAGTCACACGGGTGATGGCCGAAGATTTTTGAAAGATAATAAAAATACATATGACTATATTTTCAGCGATGTGTATTCATCGCTGATGTCTCTTCCTGTGCACCTGACAACCAAGGAGTTTTTCTTGTCTGTCAAAGATAGTCTTAATAGCGATGGGATATTTATTGCTAATGTAATTTGCGGTATAAATAGGGATAGTCCTAATTTATTTTTATCAGAAGCAAAAACTTTGTTAAGCGTTTTCCCAAATAGCTACTTTTTTGCCACTGTTTCCCCCGGTCATTCTCGAGTTCAAAATGTAATATTTTTGGCGGTAAATAGCGATACACTTCTAAGTGAAGATGCCTTAACTAACTACATAGTTGATGGCAATAAAACACTTGCAGATAAAAGAATAAAGCTAGAGCGCTTTGATATGTCAAATCAGATAGTACTTACCGATAACTATTCTCCAATCGAAAGAATGATTGCTGACAATATCAAGAATTACGAAAGGATACGTGTTTTCAATGCAAATGAAGTAGTTCATTTAATTAAACAGCAGGTCGATATGGGAAGTCGTTATGTAGTTTCTAATGCACACGAGAAAGCTCGTAATTTAATTATTAATGAAATGGAACTTTTGTCTGATGAAGTGGTGATACAAAGCTGGAAAGATAGCACATATGATTTTACTAATCTAATATTTAGAACTCATCCGGAAAAGAAGGATAGATTTATTATTGCAACCCACTATGACAGTAAGAAAAAATCACTCGATAAACCTAATTTGCCAGTACCGGGTGCCAATGATTCAGCAAGTGGAACGGCGATGCTAATTGAATTGGCAAGAGGTATCAAAGAATATAATATTGATACACATTATGGAATCGATTACGTATTTTTTGACGGCGAAGAAGGTTTGGAAGATTTTGGTGAAAGCAAGTGGGAAGCTGTCGGATCAAAATATTTTGCCAATAACTTGAAAAGTATATATGAAAGCAAACCGCCCAAAGGCGCAATCATTGTTGATATGATATGTGATAAGGATCTAACACTATATAAAGAAATTAATTCCAATATGCATGCAAAAGAAATTGTCGACAACATCTGGTCAATTGGAGCAAATAAAAACGAAAGCATTTTTAAAAATGACATTAAATATAGTATTGCGGACGATCACACTAGCTTAAACGATATTGGTATACCAAGTGTATTAATTATTGATTATGATTATCCATATTTTCACACAACGCATGATTTACCTGATAAGTGTTCTGAAGATAATCTCAAGGTTATAGGTGAAACTCTAATGGAATTTATGAAATCGCCAAACTTATTATGA
- a CDS encoding acyltransferase produces the protein MIDKPELVINIILTLVAIFIADIRKVVFENHTTSNEVNVKDREPFLDLIKGVSIIAVIIIHVGYFFGVSKTEVNVSFLNITNNVLRFAVPFFLITSGILAKDIRKKEVACRSFVFAKTKNILIPFIIANLFVYVIYNKDLRYFIFDLITGNTLPPYYYIIVLLQIYLIYPFIYSYRKQSWFLPLAFIISFLSFVYKDYLELMKIPFMGGYLFYFAYGMAMREHFLSKENVKVKNSWYVLIILFYLLTLILGGYYYNMLFIYAIVSFNILYAFRKPLRKAKIGLVFIFLGKYTLWIYLTHFIVSLCIYTLVKDISYGFAIKYIIVTIFSLPVSIFVGLSFDKLYKHLVNYIYMLVK, from the coding sequence ATGATAGATAAACCTGAATTAGTAATCAATATAATTCTTACACTTGTAGCAATATTTATTGCCGATATTAGAAAAGTTGTATTTGAAAATCATACAACAAGTAATGAAGTTAATGTAAAAGACAGAGAACCGTTTCTTGATTTAATTAAAGGAGTGTCAATCATTGCCGTAATTATTATTCATGTAGGATATTTTTTCGGGGTTAGCAAAACCGAGGTGAATGTGTCGTTTTTGAATATTACGAATAATGTTTTAAGGTTTGCGGTACCCTTTTTTCTCATTACTTCGGGTATTTTAGCAAAGGATATTAGGAAAAAAGAAGTTGCTTGTCGGTCATTTGTTTTCGCAAAAACAAAAAATATATTAATCCCCTTTATCATTGCAAATCTTTTCGTATATGTAATTTATAATAAAGATTTACGATACTTTATATTTGACCTTATTACCGGGAATACTTTACCGCCGTATTACTACATTATAGTGTTGTTGCAGATATATCTTATTTACCCTTTCATTTATTCTTACCGAAAACAATCTTGGTTTTTACCGCTTGCGTTTATTATTTCCTTTTTGTCATTTGTTTATAAAGATTATTTAGAGCTTATGAAGATACCATTTATGGGTGGATATCTATTTTACTTTGCTTACGGTATGGCAATGCGCGAGCATTTTCTATCCAAAGAAAACGTTAAGGTAAAAAATAGTTGGTATGTATTAATTATCTTGTTTTATTTGCTTACACTTATTTTGGGAGGATATTACTATAATATGCTTTTTATCTACGCTATAGTATCTTTCAACATTCTTTATGCGTTTAGAAAACCCTTGCGAAAAGCCAAAATCGGACTTGTTTTTATATTTTTAGGTAAATACACTTTGTGGATATATCTAACCCATTTTATAGTTAGTCTTTGCATTTATACATTGGTTAAAGACATTTCTTATGGTTTTGCGATTAAATATATAATTGTTACAATTTTTAGTTTGCCCGTTAGTATTTTTGTAGGTCTGTCTTTCGACAAATTATATAAGCACCTGGTTAACTACATTTACATGTTAGTGAAATAA